One genomic region from Sphingobacterium multivorum encodes:
- a CDS encoding DUF1572 family protein has protein sequence MLIETLKSLFQRDLNRLRDEISLYKQEGNIWLIEPNIANSAGNLCLHLIGNLQTYIGAEIGKTGYIRDRAAEFSLKDIPRTRLIEQVDDTIDVVTRSLDLLSEENLQEIYPILVFEEKTTTQYLLVHLTTHLTYHLGQINYHRRLLDQPED, from the coding sequence ATGCTTATAGAAACTTTAAAAAGCCTTTTCCAACGGGACTTAAACAGGCTGCGGGATGAAATTTCATTGTACAAACAAGAGGGAAATATATGGCTTATTGAACCAAATATTGCCAATTCAGCGGGCAATCTATGTCTACATTTGATTGGAAATCTTCAAACGTACATCGGTGCCGAAATAGGAAAGACAGGGTATATTAGGGATCGAGCGGCCGAGTTTTCGTTAAAAGATATTCCTCGAACACGATTAATAGAACAGGTAGATGATACGATTGATGTGGTTACCCGCTCTTTGGATCTCTTGTCAGAAGAGAATCTGCAAGAGATATATCCCATACTCGTGTTTGAAGAAAAAACAACGACGCAGTATTTGCTCGTTCATCTGACCACCCATCTAACTTATCACCTTGGCCAAATAAATTATCACCGCCGATTGTTGGATCAACCTGAGGATTAG
- a CDS encoding ATP-binding protein, which yields MMKKSTKITNQSIESAGLPKDPKHAIAEYFWNGFDAKATQIELSIDSNELGYINRISIQDNGEGIPLETLSSSFGNFLDSIKKNSLKRSSYTRGKKGKGRFSFSLFATRAIWSTVFQENKYFSNYRIQIDRDSKEQYDISESRLVESKSTGTQVTLEGVFGLNATFFESDDFNNFLAQEFGWFLYLNKDRNYAIRVNGKLLAYDHLIQETDQLLWTGYSPERDTSYHFTINYIRWNQQIGDRYYYYFLNSDKKEIAKVLSSFNNNAINFHHSVYVESGFFDHFEQQDIFLSTDDNLFSGKVKQVIYRNLLAELRDLLDRKQKKYVLEHAVAVKLTDLERKGLLPAYNNSEKDKKRKTLLLALIQELYIVDPRIFFGIKTDLIRTYLGFIDLLLQSEKTSGILPIIEQALPLTDKEKNRIKQLITRAEKNESASAEQKK from the coding sequence ATGATGAAGAAAAGCACAAAAATAACGAACCAAAGTATCGAATCAGCAGGACTTCCCAAAGACCCTAAACATGCCATTGCTGAATATTTCTGGAATGGATTTGATGCAAAAGCCACACAGATTGAACTCTCTATAGACAGTAATGAATTAGGCTACATTAATCGTATAAGCATACAGGACAATGGCGAAGGCATACCCCTAGAGACACTTTCTTCCTCATTTGGAAACTTTTTGGATTCTATAAAAAAGAATAGTCTCAAACGGAGCTCCTATACAAGAGGAAAAAAGGGAAAGGGCCGATTTTCTTTCTCACTTTTTGCAACACGCGCAATTTGGAGTACCGTTTTTCAAGAGAATAAATATTTCTCAAACTACCGAATTCAAATCGATCGCGATAGTAAAGAGCAATACGATATCAGTGAAAGCAGGCTGGTAGAATCTAAAAGTACGGGAACGCAAGTTACTCTTGAAGGCGTTTTTGGGCTTAATGCTACATTTTTTGAAAGCGACGACTTTAACAATTTCCTCGCACAAGAGTTTGGATGGTTTCTCTACTTGAATAAGGATAGGAATTACGCCATACGCGTCAATGGAAAGCTGTTGGCTTATGATCATTTAATCCAGGAGACGGACCAGCTTTTGTGGACCGGCTATAGTCCTGAGCGTGATACTTCTTATCATTTTACCATCAATTACATTCGATGGAATCAGCAAATTGGTGATCGATATTATTATTATTTTCTGAATAGCGATAAAAAGGAAATTGCCAAAGTACTTAGCAGTTTCAACAATAACGCCATTAATTTCCACCATTCTGTTTATGTGGAATCTGGCTTCTTTGACCATTTTGAGCAACAAGATATCTTCCTTTCTACAGACGACAATCTTTTTTCGGGGAAGGTCAAACAAGTAATTTATCGAAATTTACTAGCTGAGTTACGGGATTTACTCGATAGAAAACAAAAAAAATATGTACTAGAACACGCTGTCGCAGTAAAATTAACAGATCTTGAAAGAAAAGGCCTACTACCTGCATACAACAATTCGGAAAAGGACAAAAAAAGAAAGACCCTTTTGTTAGCGTTAATACAGGAATTATATATTGTAGACCCACGCATTTTCTTCGGCATAAAAACAGACCTTATCCGCACTTATCTCGGTTTTATTGACCTGTTATTGCAATCGGAAAAAACCTCGGGAATTCTCCCGATCATCGAACAGGCACTTCCCTTAACTGACAAAGAAAAGAATCGCATAAAACAGCTTATAACTCGCGCTGAGAAGAATGAAAGCGCTTCCGCCGAGCAGAAAAAATAA